A stretch of the Pan troglodytes isolate AG18354 chromosome 20, NHGRI_mPanTro3-v2.0_pri, whole genome shotgun sequence genome encodes the following:
- the CCDC8 gene encoding coiled-coil domain-containing protein 8: MLQIGEDVDYLLIPREVRLAGGVWRVISKPATKEAEFRERLTQFLEEEGRTLEDVARIIEKSTPHPPQPPKKPKEPRVRRRVQQMVTPPPRLVVGTYDSSNASDSEFSDFETSRDKSRQGPRRGKKVRKMPVSYLGSKFLGSDLESEDDEELVEAFLRRQEKQPSAPPARRRVNLPVPMFEDNLGPQLSKADRWREYVSQVSWGKLKRRVKGWAPRAGPGVGEARLASTAVESAGVSSAPEGTSPGDRVGNAGDVCVPQASPRRWRPKINWASFRRRRKEQTAPTGQRADIEADQGGEAADSRREEAIADQREGAAGNQRAGAPADQGAEAADNQREEAADNQRAGAPAEEGAEAADNQREEAADNQRAEAPADQRSQGADNHREEAADNQRVEAPADQGSEVTDNQREEAVHDQRERAPAVQGADNQRAQARAGQRAEAAHNQRAGAPGIQEAEVSAAQGTTGTAPGARARKQVKTVRFQTPGRFSWFRKRRRAFWHTPRLPTLPKRVPRAGEARNLRVLRAEARAEAEQGEQEDQL, from the coding sequence ATGCTGCAGATCGGGGAGGACGTCGACTATTTGCTCATCCCCCGGGAGGTCAGGCTGGCCGGGGGCGTCTGGAGAGTCATCTCTAAGCCCGCCACCAAGGAAGCAGAATTTCGGGAGCGGCTGACCCAGTTCCTGGAAGAAGAGGGCCGCACCCTGGAGGACGTGGCCCGCATCATCGAGAAGAGCACCCCGCACCCGCCCCAGCCCCCCAAAAAGCCCAAGGAGCCCCGAGTGAGGAGGAGAGTGCAGCAGATGGTGACTCCTCCGCCCCGGCTGGTCGTGGGCACGTACGACAGCAGCAACGCCAGCGACAGCGAGTTCAGCGACTTCGAGACCTCCAGAGACAAGAGCCGCCAGGGCCCGCGGCGGGGCAAGAAGGTGCGCAAAATGCCCGTCAGCTACCTGGGCAGCAAGTTCCTGGGAAGCGACCTGGAGAGTGAGGATGATGAGGAACTGGTCGAGGCCTTTCTCCGGCGACAGGAGAAGCAGCCCAGCGCGCCGCCTGCCCGCCGCCGCGTCAACCTGCCAGTGCCCATGTTTGAGGACAACCTGGGGCCTCAGCTGTCCAAAGCGGACAGGTGGCGGGAGTATGTCAGCCAGGTGTCCTGGGGGAAGCTGAAGCGGAGGGTAAAGGGTTGGGCGCCGAGGGCGGGCCCCGGGGTGGGCGAGGCCCGGCTGGCCTCCACCGCAGTGGAGAGCGCAGGGGTATCATCGGCGCCAGAGGGCACCAGCCCGGGGGATCGCGTGGGAAACGCGGGAGATGTTTGTGTGCCCCAGGCTTCCCCTAGGCGATGGAGGCCCAAGATCAACTGGGCCTCCTTTCGGCGCCGCAGGAAGGAGCAGACAGCACCCACAGGTCAGAGGGCAGACATCGAGGCTGATCAGGGGGGAGAGGCTGCAGATAGTCGAAGGGAAGAGGCCATAGCTGACCAGCGGGAAGGGGCTGCAGGTAATCAGAGGGCAGGGGCCCCAGCTGaccagggggcagaggctgcagataATCAGAGGGAAGAGGCTGCAGATAATCAGAGGGCAGGGGCCCCAGCTGAggagggggcagaggctgcagataACCAGAGGGAAGAGGCTGCAGATAATCAGAGGGCAGAGGCCCCAGCTGACCAGAGGTCACAGGGCGCAGATAACCACAGGGAAGAGGCTGCAGATAATCAGAGGGTGGAGGCCCCAGCTGACCAGGGGTCAGAGGTTACAGATAATCAAAGGGAAGAGGCCGTACATGACCAGAGGGAAAGGGCCCCAGCTGTCCAGGGTGCAGATAATCAGAGGGCACAGGCCCGGGCTGGCCAGAGGGCAGAGGCTGCACATAATCAGAGGGCAGGGGCCCCAGGTATCCAGGAAGCTGAAGTCTCAGCTGCCCAAGGGACCACAGGAACAGCTCCAGGAGCCAGGGCCCGGAAACAGGTCAAGACAGTGAGGTTCCAGACCCCTGGACGCTTTTCGTGGTTTCGCAAGCGCCGGAGAGCCTTCTGGCACACTCCCCGGTTGCCAACCCTGcccaagagagtccccagggcaGGCGAGGCCAGGAACCTCAGGGTGCTGAGGGCCGAGGCCAGAGCAGAAGCTGAGCAGGGAGAGCAAGAAGACCAGCTGTGA
- the PNMA8C gene encoding paraneoplastic antigen-like protein 8C, producing the protein MLFGVKDIALLEHGCKALEVDSYKSLMILGIPEDCNHEEFEEIIRLPLKPLGKFEVAGKAYLEEDKSKAAIIQLTEDINYAVVPREIKGKGGVWRVVYMPRKQDIEFLTKLNLFLQSEGRTVEDMARVLRQELCPPATGPRELPARKCSVPGLGEKPEAGATVQMDVVPPLDSSEKESKAGVGKRGKRKNKKNRRRRHASDKKL; encoded by the coding sequence ATGCTGTTCGGGGTGAAGGATATTGCACTGTTGGAGCACGGGTGCAAGGCCCTGGAGGTGGACAGTTACAAGTCCCTGATGATCCTGGGGATCCCAGAGGACTGCAACCATGAGGAATTCGAAGAGATTATTCGGCTGCCCCTCAAACCTCTAGGCAAGTTCGAAGTGGCTGGGAAGGCCTATCTGGAAGAAGATAAATCCAAGGCGGCCATCATTCAGCTGACGGAGGACATCAATTACGCCGTGGTCCCCAGGGAGATCAAGGGCAAGGGCGGTGTGTGGAGAGTGGTCTACATGCCCCGGAAGCAGGACATTGAATTCCTGACCAAGCTGAACCTCTTTCTGCAGAGCGAGGGCAGGACGGTGGAGGATATGGCCCGGGTCCTGAGGCAGGAACTGTGTCCCCCAGCCAcgggccccagagagctgcctgcAAGAAAGTGCTCTGTGCCTGGGCTGGGGGAGAAACCGGAGGCTGGGGCCACCGTCCAGATGGACGTGGTGCCACCTCTGGACTCCTCCGAGAAGGAGAGCAAGGCTGGAGTTGGCAAGAGGGGCAAAAGGAAGAACAAGAAAAACCGCCGGCGGCGTCACGCCTCAGACAAGAAGCTGTGA